The Paenibacillus sp. RC334 nucleotide sequence GTATCAGTGGGACTCAAGGATACCGTATGTATGCCGGAAACGATTTTTGCCGCATATAATCGCATTGAATCGCCCAAAACGATTGAAATTTATCCATTTACCGGTCATTGGGTGGACGGCTTTCAAAGACGTAAAACTGCTGAGTTTTTAGTGAAGGCATTCAATTAAATTAGTTTCCGGTGCACAAAAAAAGAACACCACGCGTCAATCTGCGCAATGCTCTCTTCTCTGCTGCACCGGGGCTAGTCCCGCTTGAGGGGCTTAAGGAGCAGATCCTCGAATCTCACTCGACCTTTACTAAAATATTACGATGCGGCTCGCTGTTCTGCTGCCGAATCCCCTGTCCATTTTTTCACCCAAATCCAATCCATAATGATCAGACCAAAAGGAATGAAGGACGCAAACATAATGAATAGAGGCCGCCGTAGGGACCAATTCAGTGCTGTTTTGCCATAGATCAAAGCGACGAGGAGCAGCAAAAAGCTGATCCGGTATATGTTACCGATCACCATGACTGTCTGGGTCATGCCCGCAGCTTGCAGCGGCTGATGGGTGAATAGTATTGCCAAATACGCTATACCTTGAATCCAGAGCATGAGTCGGACACGCCCCAAAGGTGTTCTTAACACAAATTCGTTCCCCTTTCCAAAAGCAAGGATGTTCTCTCATCCTGCACTTCTTTCATTATAACGAAAAGATTCCTAAACTCCAACCGATTCAGCTTCAACTCCAAATAATCCAACTTCAAGTTTTGACCAAATGAGTTGTGTCTGATACAGTTGTGTAAGAGGTGATTGCAAAATGCTTAAACTGGGTATACTGGACCAGTCTCATATTCCTGAAGGTGGTACTGCTCAGGATGCCTTATCCCATACAACTGCGTTAGCGCGTGAAGCCGACAAGCTGGGATATAGCCGTTATTGGGTGTCTGAGCATCATGCGTCCAAAATGCTTGCACACTCCAGTCCTGAGGTGCTGATCGCACATTTGGCTGCGAATACGTCACGTATTCGTGTCGGCTCAGGCGGTATTATGCTGCCACACTACAGCGCATATAAAGTCGCTGAGAATTTCCGGCTGCTGGAGGCGCTTCATCCGGGTCGAATTGACCTGGGTCTGGGACGTGCTCCGGGCGGTTTGCCGCTGGCAACACGTGCCTTGCAGGAAGGTAAGTACCAATCCGTCGAGCAATATCCACAACAGATTCTCGATTTAATTGATTATTTCCATGATTCTGTGCCTGCCAACCATCGGTTTGCCGGACTTCATGCGGCACCGACGATTTCGACCATTCCTGAGCTGTGGCTGCTCGGTTCCAGTGGAGAAAGCGCAAGATTAGCCGCGATGATGGGCGCATCCTATGCCTTTGCCCAATTTTTCGGCACACCAGGTGGGGTAGAAGCTACCGCACGTTACCACGATCAGTATCAGCCTTCCATCCTGGGCGATAAGCCCCGCTCCATGGCGGCAGTTACTGTGTCATGCGCCGAAACTACAGAAGAGGCCGAGCAGTTGGCTTCCAGCGCCAGCCTGTTTTTCCTGTTGCTTATGCAAGGCAAAGAAATGACTTCACTGCCATCAGTGAAAACAGCGCTGTCCTATCCGTACACGGAGTTTGATCGCGAGCGACTGCGTCAGTCAGCATCATGGCGCGTTGTCGGTACACCCGATCAGTGTAAGGAGCAATTACTGCGCTTGGCTGAGCAGTATCGTACCGATGAGGTGCTAGTTGTCTCATCCATTCATGACTTTGATAAGCGCGTTCAGTCCTATCGTCTGCTGGCCAAAGCTTTTAATTTAGCTTAAACACGATTGAACCTAGAAATACCTATATTTGGAAACGCAAAGAACCCCCGCCTGCCTGTAATGGCAAACACGGGGGTTCTTTGTTAAGGGACGGTCCATTAGGACCAAGCCCTCTGTGCTATGGAAGTAGTTCAAGCACCACTAAAGTCGAATATCACATGGTACTTTAGTAGTACGAACACCGGAACCAAAGTTCTTAAATCGCCCTCCTAAAGTTCCGGTACACATATACCAAAGGCGCATACTATATAATCCAATATTGAAAAGTATGGACCCAAAAGTCCCATGTTCTTTACTCATTCCGGGCATGATCCCTGTTGTGCCTTAAGGCTCTATACCCCATACCAGCTTGCCCTGTTGATAAACGGTTGCACGGTCCCAGTTTGCGAAGGCAGTTTGGCTGGAACCATACGAATAATCATTGGTTTCATCAAAATTGCTCCAGTTCGCAGCATGGATACGGGGTTGAATTTCTCCGCTTTCCCCGCCGGGCTGAATAGTACCCGCTCCATCAGTAAATGAAATTTCCACATATTTATCAGCCTTGGCCTTCGGCTCTGGCAATGTTACAAAAGTCGATTTTACCTTTTCATTTCCAACCTTGGCCCAGTCTACAAATAATTGCTGACCTTGTTTGCTTTCATCTGTGTAATAGTAGCGAATTTTCAAATCACTCAGCTTGACAGCCGTTTTTCCTGTGTTTTTGATATTAAATTCAGGGCGGATTGCGTTATCCTTGGTATTCGTGTCTCCGGTGCGATACTGAAGCACAATCCCTTGATCGTCCCCGCCTGGTGTGCTTCCTCCGTTGCCGTTATCGCCGCCGTTGTTTCCACCACCGTTATCGCCACCATTGTTTCCGCCTCCATTATTGTTGTTGGAGCCTTCCAGAATGGCTTGTTTTACGAATTTACCGGAAGCTGACAATTGTGAATCAGGCCATCCCCCTTTACGGTTAGCGCCAGGTAAAAGCGCAGCAGAGGTTTCATTTTTATCGGCCAACGACCAGTTTGCCCAACTGATTCCACGACTAGCCAGGAAATCTGTCCATACCTTAGACTCATTCAGGAACGGCCCCCCGTTACCCGAAGCATCACTGGTTCCCCATTCCGTAGCAAATATGCCCACGCCCTTGTTCAGCGCGTAATCGACGCGATCCCGCAGGTATTGTCCGTGCGTACCCGCATAGAAATGCACGGTGTACAGCGTATTTTTGTCTGGAAGTGGGTTATCTGCTGCATCGTGTACATCCTGACTCCACATGCCTGTACCTGCAATAATAATATTGTCCGGGTCCTTGGCTCGAATAACCTGGGATACCTCCAACGCATAAGGACGAATTTGGTTGTTCCAGTTCACGTTCCCGTTCGGTTCGTTGGCAAGCTCGTAGATCACGTTTGGCAAATTCCCGTACTGAGTTGCAAATTCATTAAAGAAAGCCTTGGCTTCATTTTTATGAATGTTCGGATCACCATCCGAGAGAATGTGCCAGTCAATAATAACGTATAATCCCAGCTTCTGTGCTGCTTCAATGGCTTCCTTCACTTTATTTTTTAATGAAGGATTGGCAATATAACCATCTTCCTCGGTGTATAGCGCAACCCGGAACACGGAAATGCCCCAGTCGTCCCGCAGCCATTTCATCGAGTCCTCATTCACCAGATCCCCAAACCATTGGACACCATGAGAGCTGATCCCTTTGAGCTGCACAGGCTTCCCGGTTTTATCCACCAGCTTACCATTCTTCACTGAAAGTTGTCCGTAACGCTCCACGGGAGTTGTCCCGGCAGCCTCTGCGGTCTGCGCATTCCAGTTAAATCCGTTCGTTAACGTCAACAGTAACACCGCAGTTAACATCACCGCTACTCTTTTTGCGATCCTTGGCAGGACCCATTGCCCATTCATCATTTACACATTCCTTCCTTTTAATAAAGTGGATAAGCTTATCAGTACGTTGTTCTCCGCCTTTTCGCTCCCCTCCTTTATACAGCAAGAGGATCAGGTCCAACATTAGGTGTCACTTACCTGTATATGGATGTTACTACTATTATAGTTAGTTCCATGTTATATTTCGACTTTATGGTGGAAAATGAACAGGAAGTCACGGTTTCGGGACAAAAGACCCACCTGAAAATTGCGAAATTTGACGAATTTTGCCACTACGAAAAAGGATCCTAAAACTTCTAAAAAGCCTAAAAAAAAGACTGCTCCCCCATGCCCTTCGGCCCGGTATAGCAGTCTTATACATGATCATGTATGTGAATCGGATCGTGTTAAAAATATCGTATTAACGTATGATCTGCCTATTACCCCTGAGCGGCTGCCTGAGGTTTTTTGATCGTCTGATCTTCCTTCGTATCGCCGCCATCCGTCACTTGACCTGTCAGTATAGTCTCAGATGAGTTGCCCATTACCTTGTCGATCAGTTGCAGCCAAGGC carries:
- a CDS encoding DUF3817 domain-containing protein — translated: MLRTPLGRVRLMLWIQGIAYLAILFTHQPLQAAGMTQTVMVIGNIYRISFLLLLVALIYGKTALNWSLRRPLFIMFASFIPFGLIIMDWIWVKKWTGDSAAEQRAAS
- a CDS encoding LLM class flavin-dependent oxidoreductase, whose protein sequence is MLKLGILDQSHIPEGGTAQDALSHTTALAREADKLGYSRYWVSEHHASKMLAHSSPEVLIAHLAANTSRIRVGSGGIMLPHYSAYKVAENFRLLEALHPGRIDLGLGRAPGGLPLATRALQEGKYQSVEQYPQQILDLIDYFHDSVPANHRFAGLHAAPTISTIPELWLLGSSGESARLAAMMGASYAFAQFFGTPGGVEATARYHDQYQPSILGDKPRSMAAVTVSCAETTEEAEQLASSASLFFLLLMQGKEMTSLPSVKTALSYPYTEFDRERLRQSASWRVVGTPDQCKEQLLRLAEQYRTDEVLVVSSIHDFDKRVQSYRLLAKAFNLA
- a CDS encoding cellulase family glycosylhydrolase encodes the protein MMNGQWVLPRIAKRVAVMLTAVLLLTLTNGFNWNAQTAEAAGTTPVERYGQLSVKNGKLVDKTGKPVQLKGISSHGVQWFGDLVNEDSMKWLRDDWGISVFRVALYTEEDGYIANPSLKNKVKEAIEAAQKLGLYVIIDWHILSDGDPNIHKNEAKAFFNEFATQYGNLPNVIYELANEPNGNVNWNNQIRPYALEVSQVIRAKDPDNIIIAGTGMWSQDVHDAADNPLPDKNTLYTVHFYAGTHGQYLRDRVDYALNKGVGIFATEWGTSDASGNGGPFLNESKVWTDFLASRGISWANWSLADKNETSAALLPGANRKGGWPDSQLSASGKFVKQAILEGSNNNNGGGNNGGDNGGGNNGGDNGNGGSTPGGDDQGIVLQYRTGDTNTKDNAIRPEFNIKNTGKTAVKLSDLKIRYYYTDESKQGQQLFVDWAKVGNEKVKSTFVTLPEPKAKADKYVEISFTDGAGTIQPGGESGEIQPRIHAANWSNFDETNDYSYGSSQTAFANWDRATVYQQGKLVWGIEP